A window from Camelus dromedarius isolate mCamDro1 chromosome 9, mCamDro1.pat, whole genome shotgun sequence encodes these proteins:
- the LOC105088086 gene encoding uncharacterized protein LOC105088086, whose translation MGDTRPARAGGPLHANRRQLMKWLCPGKREVYLEVPSSWFSQKAPSSFLAFPSAGSRLGPRQCPRLPPSPAYPAPARPTSLTHLRLPAGRPRLRTPARAAPPKRPRGSVFAAAARLLDIRAFAALNYISHSPWAALGKNFGPRFVSSSPPKSSESGAAGTHGEEAPAFWRTQGVGSRALRPVPARLCVSVGGHNEVGCTRGPEAATGAGCGTLRVTVVGGGVSAVLGEKSPEERKTLQNISENQAQVPTNGPKQHPYLPLIPQAPLDLLGHMTQVAKQLAVVWTCCRIAEPSLSGPYF comes from the exons ATGGGAGACACAAGACCAGCCAGAGCAGGTGGGCCACTGCATGCCAACAGGAGGCAGCTGATGAAGTGGCTGTGCCCAGGAAAAAGGGAAGTGTATCTGGAAGTTCCCAGCAGTTGGTTCTCTCAGAAG gctccctcttccttcctcgcTTTTCCCAGCGCAGGTTCCCGCCTCGGTCCTCGGCAATGCCCCCGGCTCCCACCATCACCAGCCTACCCAGCGCCCGCAAGACCCACCAGCCTCACTCACCTTCGACTACCGGCCGGCCGGCCGCGCCTGCGTACTCCCGCGCGGGCCGCGCCTCCCAAGCGTCCCCGCGGCTCCGTCTTCGCCGCCGCCGCGCGCCTTCTCGACATCCGGGCTTTTGCGGCCTTGAACTACATTTCCCACAGCCCCTGGGCCGCTTTGGGAAAGAACTTTGGTCCCCGGTTCGTCTCTAGTTCCCCTCCCAAGTCCTCAGAGTCGGGCGCGGCGGGCACTCACGGAGAGGAAGCCCCGGCCTTCTGGCGCACGCAGGGTGTGGGGAGCCGGGCGCTAAGGCCTGTGCCGGCGCGCTTGTGTGTGAGCGTTGGTGGCCACAACGAGGTGGGGTGTACGCGCGGTCCTGAGGCCGCGACAGGTGCAGGATGCGGGACCCTTCGGGTGACCGTGGTCGGCGGTGGTGTGAG TGCAGTTCTTGGAGAGAAGAGCCCTGAGGAAAGGAAAACATTACAGAACATATCTGAAAACCAAGCTCAG GTTCCTACAAATGGCCCCAAACAGCATCCCTATCTGCCATTGATACCTCAAGCACCATTGGATCTGCTGGGCCATATGACCCAAGTGGCAAAGCAGCTTGCAGTCGTCTGGACCTGTTGCAGAATTGCAGAGCCTTCTCTTTCTGGGCCTTACTTTTAG